From Methanomassiliicoccales archaeon LGM-RCC1, one genomic window encodes:
- a CDS encoding TATA-box-binding protein gives MKDQAQNISQVSDSKDRWNLHVQNIVASTQLSDGFDLNKIMEGLNDSKYDPHTFPGLVYRVKEPKTSVLLFRSGKAVFTGSTDLKMLEASVKKVLSDLKAIGQDVYDNPKTEIQNMVSSADLKAEVNLNTTAITLGLEKVEYEPEQFPGLVYRINDPKVVILLFGSGKIVIAGAKQLAEAERAVDNLADELRSAGLLP, from the coding sequence ATGAAGGACCAAGCACAGAACATTTCACAGGTTTCTGATTCCAAGGATCGTTGGAACCTTCACGTGCAGAACATCGTCGCATCCACACAGCTTTCGGATGGATTTGATCTCAACAAGATCATGGAGGGCCTTAACGATTCCAAGTATGACCCCCACACATTCCCCGGACTCGTGTACAGGGTCAAGGAACCCAAGACTTCCGTCCTCCTCTTCAGGTCAGGAAAGGCTGTCTTCACCGGATCCACGGACCTCAAGATGCTCGAGGCATCGGTCAAGAAGGTACTGTCCGATCTCAAAGCAATCGGCCAGGACGTCTACGACAACCCCAAGACCGAGATTCAGAACATGGTCTCTTCAGCCGACCTCAAGGCAGAGGTCAATCTCAACACCACAGCGATCACACTCGGTCTGGAGAAGGTCGAGTACGAGCCCGAGCAGTTCCCCGGTCTCGTCTACAGGATCAATGACCCCAAGGTCGTCATCCTGCTCTTCGGCTCCGGAAAGATCGTCATCGCCGGTGCAAAGCAGCTTGCCGAGGCCGAGAGGGCCGTCGATAACCTCGCAGATGAGCTCAGAAGCGCTGGGCTCCTGCCATGA
- a CDS encoding MarR family winged helix-turn-helix transcriptional regulator: MSDGEDVYWNSFLPAFFDRMSLVMRKNMSALVEDHGLTSAHAVYLIALEIKDGQTLVSLSRFLDLDTANTNRVIKVLREKNLVYDDRKSESSKKYSIYLTEEGHALAKKVMDGIVELNNSYFRDIPQDEIVQMRNTLLHVLDNMNVDFEGYMNSKYEDPFYTHLHVIPADADYEMVPLRIDTRKKSKSLVTETITSSSSSP; this comes from the coding sequence ATGTCTGACGGCGAAGATGTCTATTGGAATTCATTCCTGCCCGCTTTCTTTGACAGGATGAGTCTCGTGATGCGTAAGAACATGTCTGCCTTGGTCGAGGACCATGGGTTGACCAGCGCTCATGCGGTCTATCTGATAGCATTGGAGATAAAGGACGGCCAGACCCTGGTTAGCCTCTCCCGTTTCTTGGATCTTGACACAGCTAACACTAACCGTGTCATCAAAGTGCTCAGGGAGAAGAATCTCGTGTACGACGATAGGAAATCCGAGAGTAGCAAGAAGTACAGCATTTACCTCACCGAAGAGGGCCATGCTCTTGCAAAGAAGGTCATGGATGGCATCGTCGAGCTCAACAACAGCTATTTCCGCGACATTCCGCAGGATGAGATTGTCCAGATGAGGAACACCCTCCTGCATGTCCTCGACAACATGAACGTTGACTTCGAGGGCTACATGAACTCCAAGTACGAGGATCCCTTCTACACCCATCTGCACGTCATACCGGCAGATGCAGATTATGAGATGGTGCCGCTGCGCATCGACACAAGGAAGAAGTCCAAGTCCTTAGTGACTGAAACAATCACTTCTTCTTCCTCTTCTCCTTGA
- a CDS encoding ATP-binding protein, whose protein sequence is MSDGDVSLQFPFVRIVGQEEMKRALLLNIIDPGIGGVLLRGEKGTAKSTTVRSLEQILPKVSCISGCQFHCNPDKVRDLCEDCKKKVAEGGFETTMRSMRVVELPLNATEDRISGSLDIEHILRTGERKYEGGVLAQANGNLLYVDEVNLLDDHIVDLLLDSAAMGRNFVEREGISYSHPARFVLIGSMNPEEGTLRPQLMDRFGMCVEISTESDPNIKIEVIKRRLAFDADPAGFMAECQKETDDLRERIAKAKALVNKVKVTDKVLLAIAMVSVHYKMEGHRADIAMIRAAKANAALEGREEITFKDISTTAPLILRHRIKSGPFEEASFRQSELDNVLRGYI, encoded by the coding sequence ATGTCGGACGGAGATGTCAGTCTTCAGTTCCCATTCGTCAGGATCGTGGGACAGGAGGAGATGAAGCGCGCCCTGTTGTTGAACATCATCGACCCGGGGATTGGAGGAGTTCTTCTCAGAGGAGAGAAGGGGACCGCCAAATCCACAACCGTCCGTTCATTGGAACAGATCCTGCCTAAGGTCAGCTGCATCAGCGGCTGCCAATTCCACTGCAATCCGGATAAGGTCAGGGACCTCTGCGAGGACTGTAAGAAGAAAGTGGCAGAGGGCGGATTTGAAACGACTATGCGCAGCATGAGGGTCGTGGAGCTTCCACTCAACGCCACGGAGGACCGTATCTCCGGAAGCCTGGACATCGAGCACATACTGAGAACGGGGGAGAGGAAATACGAGGGAGGTGTGCTGGCCCAGGCCAACGGTAACCTCCTGTACGTCGATGAGGTCAACCTTCTCGACGACCACATAGTCGATCTGCTCCTGGACTCCGCTGCGATGGGCAGGAACTTCGTAGAGAGGGAGGGCATCTCATACTCGCATCCTGCGAGGTTCGTTCTCATTGGTTCGATGAATCCAGAGGAAGGAACGCTCCGTCCCCAGCTTATGGACCGTTTCGGAATGTGCGTGGAGATCTCCACAGAATCCGATCCTAACATCAAGATCGAGGTTATCAAGAGGAGACTAGCCTTCGATGCAGATCCTGCAGGATTCATGGCAGAATGCCAAAAGGAGACCGATGATCTCAGGGAGAGGATCGCCAAGGCCAAAGCGCTTGTCAACAAGGTAAAGGTCACTGACAAGGTATTGCTGGCGATAGCCATGGTCTCCGTCCACTATAAGATGGAAGGGCACCGCGCGGACATAGCGATGATCCGTGCCGCCAAAGCAAATGCCGCATTGGAAGGCAGAGAGGAGATCACCTTCAAGGACATCTCTACAACTGCCCCGCTGATCCTGAGGCACCGTATCAAATCTGGACCGTTCGAAGAGGCTTCGTTCCGTCAGAGCGAGCTCGATAATGTCCTCAGGGGGTATATCTGA
- a CDS encoding AAA family ATPase encodes MEDAVRSMTCLLVDPHLHGVLIKGPAGSGKSAIIHSFSAALTGKRAKVIPQNITDEQLFGTIDLEEVLSTGNMAFEPGILGGDDPIILVDDINLLPKNTSLTLMDSVHRGSVHVEREGVSMTYPCSVSVVATVNDREQPLSSAVMDLFDICVVLPRDSNRTERVEIMQAVLSEGGFEDIQDKDLVAKIEKGRSLIDSVFVPDMVLKAIVDAGKKYGLHGVRGELSATRVCKASAALDGRTMVNEDDLAFALKVCIPHRRTRHSIVTKEPEDHVMLFNTHEEKEQEREVEAQVISLKEAMEADVDLEYDQNADDKRPDDEEDEFLILDMEKVFETIDLLDDSRRKRSNVDTQLMRRYIKDVGEDGRYVSSKPADDDLTDLAIDATVRYAAPYQKRRRENSGKDGVIILPSDLRQKIREKRTSCLYFFMVDNSGSLVLRSRMRAVKAAILSMLGDHYTRRDSVAIMTFNQDFIGMLQPPTRSVGGIQKIIEDIPVGMKTPLSEALSFMHTYVGQYLRKHPGDMAFVVLMTDAGANVAMTPGNDPLEESLQIASHLRLERMECVVVDIKVSSVINEKAKGLARALDAPYYKIEDLRSSNDILN; translated from the coding sequence ATGGAAGATGCTGTCCGCTCCATGACCTGTTTGCTGGTCGATCCGCACCTGCACGGTGTGCTGATCAAAGGTCCGGCGGGTTCAGGCAAATCCGCCATCATCCATTCTTTCTCCGCCGCCCTTACTGGGAAGAGGGCGAAGGTCATCCCGCAGAACATCACCGACGAACAGCTGTTCGGCACCATAGATCTGGAAGAAGTGCTGTCCACCGGAAACATGGCCTTCGAGCCCGGGATACTCGGTGGCGATGATCCGATCATTCTGGTCGATGATATCAACCTCCTTCCGAAGAACACCTCCCTGACCCTGATGGACTCCGTTCACAGAGGTAGCGTGCATGTTGAGCGTGAGGGAGTGTCGATGACCTATCCGTGTTCTGTTAGCGTCGTGGCCACTGTCAACGACCGCGAGCAACCGCTGTCTTCAGCCGTGATGGATCTTTTCGACATATGCGTTGTACTGCCCCGTGATTCCAACAGGACCGAACGTGTCGAGATCATGCAGGCGGTTCTCTCCGAGGGAGGCTTCGAAGACATTCAGGATAAAGATCTGGTGGCCAAGATAGAAAAAGGAAGGTCCCTCATCGATTCAGTGTTCGTTCCCGACATGGTACTGAAGGCCATAGTCGATGCCGGGAAGAAGTACGGTCTGCACGGAGTACGCGGAGAGCTTTCAGCTACCAGGGTTTGCAAGGCCTCAGCGGCATTGGACGGTCGCACCATGGTAAACGAGGATGATCTTGCTTTCGCACTGAAGGTCTGCATCCCGCATCGCCGTACACGCCACTCGATAGTCACCAAGGAGCCCGAGGACCATGTCATGCTCTTCAACACACATGAGGAAAAGGAGCAGGAGCGGGAGGTCGAAGCACAAGTGATCAGTCTAAAGGAGGCCATGGAGGCCGATGTTGACCTGGAGTATGACCAGAACGCGGACGATAAAAGGCCGGATGATGAAGAGGACGAGTTCCTGATTCTTGACATGGAGAAGGTATTCGAAACAATCGACCTGCTGGATGACAGCCGCCGTAAGAGGAGCAACGTTGACACACAGCTCATGAGGAGGTACATCAAGGACGTCGGTGAGGACGGACGCTACGTTTCCTCCAAACCGGCAGACGATGACCTGACGGATCTGGCCATTGATGCCACCGTACGTTACGCTGCACCGTATCAGAAACGCCGCAGGGAGAACTCTGGTAAGGATGGTGTGATAATCCTCCCGTCAGATCTCAGGCAGAAGATAAGGGAGAAGCGCACCTCTTGCCTGTACTTCTTCATGGTGGACAACAGCGGTTCGCTGGTCCTAAGGTCGAGAATGAGGGCAGTGAAGGCCGCCATACTGTCGATGCTCGGAGACCACTACACGCGCAGGGACAGCGTAGCGATAATGACGTTCAATCAGGATTTCATAGGAATGCTCCAACCGCCCACCCGTTCCGTAGGAGGGATTCAGAAAATCATCGAGGACATCCCTGTGGGGATGAAGACCCCTCTCAGCGAGGCCTTGTCATTCATGCACACGTATGTCGGTCAGTATCTCAGGAAGCACCCCGGAGACATGGCCTTCGTCGTCCTCATGACGGATGCTGGAGCGAACGTCGCCATGACTCCCGGCAACGATCCGTTGGAAGAGAGTCTTCAGATAGCATCCCATCTCAGGCTGGAGAGGATGGAGTGCGTAGTTGTGGACATCAAAGTGTCCTCCGTGATCAACGAGAAGGCCAAGGGGCTGGCGCGGGCATTGGACGCTCCCTACTACAAGATCGAGGACCTGAGGTCCTCAAACGACATCCTCAACTGA
- the hmgA gene encoding hydroxymethylglutaryl-CoA reductase (NADPH) has translation MTDTTGLKNRGKTKADTEDRRKAAEEFTGTKLDSISRYGFEPELASKNIENMIGTVQIPLGYAGPVAIHGEYADGEYLIPLATTEGALVASISRGMSVINQSGGIRTAVLADAMTRAPVLKVNGIKHSKEVIAWIDSHKKEIDEAVEGTTSHGKLIDIEPFPNGNSLYLRFSFSTGDAMGMNMATLASEAVCRLIEKETGATMVSVSGNMCSDKKPAAINMISGRGKTVLAEATIPRDIVESKLHASPESIVDTNIRKNLVGSSMSGTLGANAHAANMVAALYIATGQDPAQVVGGSMTITTCEANDDGLYICVRMPTVEVGTVGGGTSLPCQSEALKMIDCQGSGKAKKLAEIVASTVLAGELSTLAAQAAGQLGQAHKALGR, from the coding sequence ATGACTGATACCACTGGTCTGAAAAACCGCGGGAAAACCAAAGCGGATACAGAAGATCGCCGCAAAGCTGCCGAAGAGTTCACCGGCACGAAGCTAGACAGCATCTCCAGATACGGATTCGAGCCCGAACTGGCCTCGAAGAACATCGAGAACATGATCGGCACAGTGCAGATCCCCTTGGGATATGCGGGACCGGTCGCCATTCACGGAGAGTATGCTGACGGCGAGTACCTGATCCCTCTCGCAACCACCGAAGGAGCATTGGTAGCATCCATTTCCAGAGGAATGTCCGTCATCAATCAGTCGGGAGGAATCAGGACAGCTGTGCTGGCCGACGCCATGACCCGCGCTCCCGTCCTAAAGGTCAACGGAATAAAGCATTCCAAAGAGGTGATCGCCTGGATCGACTCCCACAAGAAGGAGATCGATGAGGCGGTGGAAGGAACCACAAGCCATGGGAAACTGATCGATATCGAGCCTTTCCCCAATGGCAACAGCCTATACCTCAGATTCTCATTCAGCACTGGAGATGCCATGGGAATGAACATGGCCACTCTGGCATCGGAAGCCGTATGCAGGCTCATCGAAAAGGAGACCGGAGCGACGATGGTATCGGTTTCAGGCAACATGTGCTCAGACAAGAAGCCTGCAGCGATCAATATGATCTCTGGAAGGGGCAAGACCGTCCTCGCTGAGGCCACCATCCCCCGCGATATCGTGGAGAGCAAGCTGCATGCGTCACCAGAGAGCATCGTCGATACCAACATCAGGAAGAACCTGGTCGGCAGCAGCATGTCGGGTACGCTGGGAGCAAATGCCCATGCGGCCAACATGGTGGCTGCATTGTACATCGCCACGGGCCAGGATCCTGCACAGGTCGTCGGAGGAAGCATGACCATCACCACCTGTGAGGCCAATGATGACGGACTCTACATCTGCGTCCGTATGCCCACAGTTGAAGTGGGGACCGTCGGGGGAGGAACATCTCTGCCCTGCCAATCGGAGGCCCTGAAGATGATCGATTGCCAAGGTTCCGGCAAGGCCAAGAAGCTGGCAGAGATCGTTGCATCCACAGTTCTGGCCGGAGAACTCTCCACGCTCGCAGCTCAGGCCGCAGGTCAGCTAGGTCAGGCCCACAAGGCATTGGGAAGGTGA
- the pheT gene encoding phenylalanine--tRNA ligase subunit beta has product MPVINFKYSDLCSIMGMDVPMETLAARIPMIGADIEHAEPGDDDMSVEFFPDRPDLYSVEGTARGMKAFLGFQTGMKTYEVEESGLDVYINSSVKDVRPYFLCGIVKGVDIDDNTLKSIMEMQEKLHTTIGRKRKKLAIGIHDLDKVNAPFTYRLAEPHSIRFVPLAKTEEMDMEEILTKHEKGRDYAHLLKGYTQYPIILDKDDQVLSFPPIINGSLTTVTTNTRNLFIDVTGFDRKAVKGALDIVCTALAERGGKIESVTMHSEGETFQSPDFTPATYNISAEECNRYLGTKLTPSEMVEALAKMGLDATAEEDILSVTVPTYRLDIMHKVDIFEDIGIGYGFENFGSDYSLTQTSGGLLPVNSFSESVRDVMIGLGFMEVMTLTLINDRDEFEISKLPYFENVKVLNPATEDITCLRSYLMPSLVNILKHNKHRDLPQKIFEVGYVVRDDLTKMHLCAMYTASKVSFTEIKSITESALREMGCEYELKATDIKTFIDGRGAEVYYKGKPIGMFGEMAIEVVTGYEITHPIAFLEIDLEPIIEDRKETMF; this is encoded by the coding sequence ATGCCTGTTATAAACTTCAAGTACAGCGACCTGTGCTCCATCATGGGCATGGACGTCCCAATGGAGACTCTCGCTGCCAGAATCCCGATGATCGGTGCCGATATAGAGCACGCAGAGCCTGGAGACGACGATATGTCCGTCGAGTTCTTCCCGGACCGCCCCGACCTTTACAGCGTCGAGGGGACAGCCAGGGGAATGAAGGCCTTCCTGGGATTCCAGACCGGAATGAAGACCTACGAGGTCGAAGAGTCTGGACTTGATGTTTACATCAATTCATCCGTCAAAGACGTCAGACCCTATTTCCTATGCGGTATCGTCAAAGGAGTCGACATCGACGACAACACCCTCAAATCCATCATGGAGATGCAGGAGAAACTCCATACCACCATCGGAAGGAAGAGGAAGAAGCTCGCCATCGGAATCCACGATCTCGACAAGGTAAACGCTCCGTTCACATACAGGCTTGCGGAGCCCCATTCCATACGCTTCGTCCCCCTGGCGAAGACCGAAGAGATGGATATGGAGGAGATCCTCACCAAACACGAGAAGGGAAGGGACTATGCCCACCTCCTCAAGGGCTACACTCAGTACCCCATCATCCTGGACAAGGATGACCAGGTGCTGTCCTTCCCCCCGATCATCAACGGTTCGCTGACCACGGTCACGACGAACACCCGCAACCTGTTCATAGACGTCACTGGATTCGACCGTAAGGCCGTCAAGGGAGCATTGGACATAGTCTGTACAGCCCTGGCCGAGCGTGGAGGAAAGATCGAGTCCGTCACCATGCACTCGGAAGGAGAGACCTTCCAGTCGCCCGATTTCACACCCGCCACTTACAACATCTCCGCTGAGGAGTGCAACAGGTACCTAGGCACAAAGCTGACACCGTCTGAGATGGTGGAGGCCCTTGCGAAGATGGGTCTAGATGCCACCGCTGAGGAGGATATCCTGAGCGTTACTGTCCCGACATACAGACTAGACATCATGCACAAGGTGGACATTTTCGAGGATATCGGAATCGGATACGGATTCGAGAACTTTGGAAGCGACTACTCCCTCACCCAGACATCTGGAGGACTGTTGCCCGTCAACTCATTCTCAGAGAGCGTCAGGGACGTTATGATCGGTCTCGGATTCATGGAGGTCATGACTCTGACCCTGATCAACGACAGGGACGAGTTCGAGATCTCCAAGCTGCCGTACTTCGAGAACGTCAAGGTCCTGAACCCGGCCACCGAGGACATCACATGCCTCAGGTCATACCTGATGCCCAGCCTGGTCAACATCCTCAAGCACAACAAGCACCGCGACCTGCCCCAGAAGATCTTCGAGGTAGGATACGTGGTTCGCGATGACCTGACCAAGATGCACCTGTGTGCGATGTACACGGCATCCAAGGTATCATTCACAGAGATCAAGTCCATCACAGAGTCCGCCCTTAGGGAGATGGGCTGCGAGTACGAGCTCAAGGCTACGGACATCAAGACATTCATCGACGGAAGGGGTGCAGAGGTCTACTACAAGGGCAAGCCCATCGGAATGTTCGGAGAGATGGCCATCGAGGTCGTCACCGGATACGAGATCACCCACCCGATAGCGTTCTTGGAGATCGATCTGGAGCCCATAATCGAGGACCGCAAGGAGACAATGTTCTGA
- a CDS encoding peroxiredoxin, whose amino-acid sequence MEKGEKFPDFKLVDDQGNEFSSKQMKGKRYIIYFYSKDNTSGCTREAQAFSESIEKFKALDIPVIGVSKDSVASHQKFIESKNLKIKLLSDPDHVLMEKVGAWGTKMMYGKETTGTIRSTFIVGENGKVEAVWKRVKVDGHVDKVYDQACSLSNC is encoded by the coding sequence ATGGAGAAAGGAGAGAAGTTCCCGGATTTCAAACTGGTCGACGACCAGGGCAACGAGTTCAGCAGCAAGCAGATGAAAGGCAAGAGGTACATCATCTACTTCTACTCCAAGGACAACACCTCTGGATGCACCAGGGAGGCTCAGGCCTTCAGTGAGTCCATTGAGAAGTTCAAGGCCCTTGACATACCGGTCATCGGAGTCAGCAAGGACTCCGTGGCATCCCATCAGAAGTTCATCGAGTCCAAGAACCTGAAGATCAAGCTGCTCAGCGACCCCGACCATGTGCTCATGGAGAAGGTCGGTGCATGGGGGACCAAGATGATGTACGGCAAGGAGACGACCGGAACCATCAGGTCCACATTCATCGTCGGTGAGAACGGAAAGGTCGAAGCGGTTTGGAAGAGAGTCAAGGTCGACGGCCACGTAGACAAGGTCTACGACCAGGCCTGCAGCCTGTCGAACTGCTGA
- a CDS encoding FAD-binding protein: MFLRERIQDGSRYLNDRSTLRGHAKNVILPNDETELREGIRYSSKGNTKVTISGSRMGSRGGSVPTGGDVMSMEHLSGIIGVGKDETGPYLRVLPCTTISQFNNALSVGGIAPLVEGEEVDTTGKVFPVSVSLEHSVGGTVAINRSNIRPYVRRIKVVFSDSTFMTMERGEYKAEGRRIMFPAGRNYFSFDLPEFDSTDDYGPKISAGMDLLDLFIGSEGIFGIITEADIYLSDRVEENPTIESGKMDNGKIVEKYGQKAEDDLRRIKEILDTNYILNIGNLL, translated from the coding sequence ATGTTCCTAAGAGAAAGGATCCAGGACGGTTCGAGGTACCTAAACGACAGGTCCACCCTCAGGGGGCATGCCAAGAACGTCATCCTCCCCAACGACGAGACCGAGCTCAGGGAAGGTATCAGGTACTCCAGCAAAGGGAACACCAAGGTCACCATATCCGGCAGCAGGATGGGCTCCAGGGGCGGATCCGTACCCACAGGCGGAGACGTCATGTCCATGGAGCATCTCAGCGGCATCATAGGGGTCGGCAAGGATGAGACCGGGCCATATCTCAGAGTTCTTCCCTGCACAACCATCTCGCAGTTCAACAATGCTCTGTCCGTTGGAGGCATCGCACCCCTTGTGGAAGGGGAGGAAGTGGACACAACGGGTAAAGTGTTCCCCGTGTCAGTCAGCCTTGAGCATAGCGTAGGCGGAACGGTTGCGATCAACCGTTCGAACATCCGTCCTTACGTAAGGAGGATCAAGGTCGTCTTCTCGGACAGCACCTTCATGACCATGGAACGCGGAGAGTACAAGGCAGAGGGAAGGCGCATAATGTTCCCTGCTGGAAGGAACTACTTTTCCTTCGATCTCCCCGAATTCGATTCGACGGACGATTACGGCCCCAAGATCTCCGCTGGCATGGATCTTCTGGACCTCTTCATCGGATCCGAGGGTATTTTTGGAATAATTACCGAAGCGGACATCTATCTCTCCGACAGGGTCGAGGAGAACCCCACCATCGAGTCCGGTAAGATGGATAACGGTAAGATAGTGGAGAAATACGGCCAGAAGGCCGAAGATGATTTGCGCCGTATCAAGGAGATCCTCGATACGAATTACATCCTGAATATCGGGAATCTTCTCTGA
- the yjjX gene encoding inosine/xanthosine triphosphatase: protein MFRTKSTVGLREGWQMIAAVAGTFNIIHDGHLSLLKKAFEVGDKVLIGLTSDEMASAGRDAFTFYDIRKRELERTVEGWGDYEIFQIDDIYGPREIMDAVDILVVSEETLQNGHRLNEERAYRGVKPLELVVVPLKMSDKGEKISSSSILRGDYGRDGNSNVLEIAVGSANQVKVAAVRAVMEKIYGNVKVIPVEVSSGVPPQPFGEQTHQGSENRARAALGDHDMAVGIEAGVFEMLDGLYDIQHCTIITKDGRITYGHGMGFRYPDRIAELVRNGMTVGEAMKEVYGSTEIGKKQGAIGLLSKGLIDREKLTEQSVTAAMIPRLWDE, encoded by the coding sequence TTGTTCAGAACGAAGTCGACCGTAGGTCTCCGTGAGGGATGGCAGATGATCGCCGCTGTAGCCGGAACGTTCAACATCATCCACGACGGGCACCTGTCATTGCTGAAGAAGGCGTTCGAGGTGGGCGATAAGGTACTCATCGGTCTGACTTCAGACGAAATGGCATCAGCCGGCAGAGACGCCTTCACATTCTATGATATCCGTAAGAGAGAGCTCGAAAGGACAGTCGAAGGCTGGGGAGATTACGAGATCTTCCAGATAGACGACATATACGGGCCCAGGGAGATCATGGATGCCGTGGACATCCTTGTGGTCTCGGAGGAGACCCTTCAGAACGGTCACAGGCTGAACGAGGAGAGGGCATACAGAGGAGTAAAGCCCCTGGAGCTCGTCGTCGTACCATTGAAGATGTCGGACAAGGGTGAGAAGATCAGCTCTTCCTCCATCCTCAGAGGAGACTACGGACGCGACGGCAATTCAAACGTTCTCGAAATAGCCGTTGGTTCTGCCAATCAGGTGAAGGTGGCCGCTGTCAGAGCTGTTATGGAGAAGATCTACGGCAACGTCAAAGTCATCCCTGTGGAGGTATCCAGCGGGGTGCCGCCTCAGCCGTTCGGCGAACAGACGCACCAGGGTTCCGAGAACAGGGCCAGGGCCGCTTTGGGGGACCACGACATGGCAGTGGGCATAGAGGCCGGCGTGTTCGAGATGCTCGATGGGCTGTACGACATACAGCATTGCACGATCATAACGAAGGACGGCAGGATCACATACGGTCACGGAATGGGATTCAGGTACCCGGACAGGATTGCCGAGCTGGTCCGCAACGGTATGACAGTCGGTGAGGCCATGAAGGAAGTCTACGGCAGCACCGAAATAGGGAAAAAGCAGGGAGCAATCGGACTCCTCAGCAAGGGTCTGATAGATCGCGAAAAGCTGACCGAGCAATCGGTCACTGCGGCCATGATACCGCGTTTGTGGGATGAGTGA
- the trmY gene encoding tRNA (pseudouridine(54)-N(1))-methyltransferase TrmY, which produces MRYFVITGHKAVTTGDFKLDDIAGGAGRLDVLVRCVNSAFFLSHDLRKDVEIYLVLEGGEDAPKTVVFKGKELRYLNPDERSTSSLIRNALLKKVSPGEEVKASPGVYNTRMSFADVLEKLSKVGSFVYLKEDGTDCREYEFPTDPIFVLGDNHDLTEEEEQLLLSYGPDKICIGPHSLHADHCMIIVQNEVDRRSP; this is translated from the coding sequence ATGAGATACTTCGTAATCACAGGCCACAAGGCCGTCACGACCGGGGATTTCAAGCTTGACGATATAGCTGGAGGTGCCGGAAGGCTCGACGTCCTAGTGAGGTGTGTCAATTCCGCATTCTTCCTCAGCCATGACCTACGCAAGGATGTCGAGATCTATCTTGTGCTGGAAGGGGGCGAGGATGCACCCAAGACAGTAGTTTTCAAAGGAAAGGAGCTCAGGTACCTGAACCCGGACGAGAGGAGCACATCATCGCTCATCCGCAATGCTCTGCTCAAGAAGGTCTCCCCAGGTGAGGAGGTCAAGGCATCGCCCGGAGTCTACAACACCCGTATGTCCTTCGCCGACGTGCTGGAGAAGCTATCGAAGGTCGGATCGTTCGTCTATCTGAAGGAGGACGGTACCGACTGCAGGGAATACGAGTTCCCTACCGACCCCATATTCGTACTGGGGGACAACCACGATCTTACCGAGGAGGAGGAACAGCTTCTTCTCTCGTACGGTCCAGACAAGATCTGCATAGGGCCGCACAGCCTGCATGCCGATCATTGCATGATCATTGTTCAGAACGAAGTCGACCGTAGGTCTCCGTGA